In Nymphaea colorata isolate Beijing-Zhang1983 chromosome 5, ASM883128v2, whole genome shotgun sequence, one genomic interval encodes:
- the LOC116254823 gene encoding aspartic proteinase CDR1-like, giving the protein MAAFYSSFINLLLVLLLLHFSPITSARISRAAFSTGPIGFSLELIHRDSPRSPLYDPSSTPAQRAEQAALRSISRSGHFASGLTATPASSINSVAQSPVRPGNGDYLVTLSLGTPLHSYWAILDTGSDLTWTQCRPCDSCTGRTLSMFNPLASSTYKNQGCASRGCTALPAGERHCNADAVCGFRHTYGDGSFAGGDLASETLWFDAGVKFSDVAFGCVHDERGSLALHQVAGIVGLGGGPLSLISQIGSSVSNKFAYCLVPRTAGKLKFGAAAVFPGSGALKQTPLSKQGEQGTYYVLYLDDISVGGKRLHIEPSRSVVPAGESMKGIGPVVIDSGSTLTTLTKDVYAAVEKEVANAVKYEFAPPPKGYELCYRADFADLRYFPAVTFHFEGADWTVPAWSSFVKAGEGVMCLAIVHTDGVNVFGNVAQQNVYVEYDLGKGMLSFAPTDCTKA; this is encoded by the coding sequence ATGGCCGCCTTCTACTCGAGTTTCATCAACCTCCTTCTGGTGCTCCTCCTTCTGCATTTCTCCCCCATCACCTCTGCTAGAATTAGCAGAGCCGCTTTCAGTACTGGTCCCATTGGTTTCTCCCTGGAACTCATTCACCGGGACTCTCCTCGTTCTCCTCTTTACGACCCTTCCTCCACTCCCGCTCAGCGAGCCGAGCAGGCGGCTCTCCGCTCCATATCGCGCTCCGGCCACTTCGCGTCCGGATTGACAGCAACACCTGCTTCTTCTATCAATAGCGTTGCTCAGAGCCCCGTAAGGCCGGGAAACGGCGACTACCTCGTCACCCTCTCTTTGGGCACTCCTCTCCACTCATACTGGGCCATTCTCGACACCGGCAGCGACCTCACCTGGACACAGTGTCGCCCCTGCGACTCCTGCACCGGCCGAACCCTTTCCATGTTCAACCCCCTCGCCTCCTCCACCTACAAGAACCAGGGCTGCGCCTCCAGAGGCTGCACCGCCCTCCCTGCTGGAGAAAGACACTGCAACGCTGACGCCGTCTGTGGCTTCCGCCACACATATGGCGATGGCTCCTTCGCCGGCGGCGACCTCGCATCGGAGACCCTTTGGTTTGATGCCGGCGTTAAGTTTTCGGACGTCGCCTTCGGCTGCGTCCACGACGAACGCGGCAGCCTGGCACTGCATCAGGTTGCCGGCATCGTGGGCCTCGGCGGCGGGCCTCTCTCCCTCATCTCCCAGATCGGCTCCTCCGTAAGCAACAAGTTCGCTTACTGTCTCGTTCCGCGGACCGCCGGGAAGCTCAAGTTTGGCGCGGCCGCTGTATTCCCTGGCTCCGGAGCGTTGAAACAAACGCCCCTGTCCAAACAAGGCGAGCAGGGCACATATTACGTGCTCTACCTCGATGACATCAGCGTCGGGGGCAAGAGGCTCCACATAGAGCCTTCTCGCTCCGTTGTTCCAGCGGGAGAAAGCATGAAGGGTATTGGTCCTGTCGTGATAGACTCAGGCAGCACGCTGACGACGCTGACCAAAGACGTGTACGCCGCAGTGGAGAAGGAAGTAGCAAACGCAGTGAAGTACGAGTTCGCGCCTCCTCCGAAGGGTTATGAACTGTGCTACAGGGCGGATTTCGCCGACCTGAGATATTTTCCGGCAGTGACATTCCACTTCGAGGGCGCCGACTGGACGGTGCCGGCGTGGAGCTCGTTCGTGAAGGCCGGGGAGGGTGTGATGTGCCTGGCGATTGTGCACACAGACGGGGTGAACGTGTTTGGGAACGTGGCGCAGCAGAACGTGTACGTGGAATACGATCTGGGGAAGGGGATGCTCTCCTTTGCTCCCACTGATTGCACCAAGGCCTAA
- the LOC116255216 gene encoding aspartic proteinase CDR1-like, producing the protein MAATFLTILLSLLLLLQSSPTYSIRSHAQKGFVLDLIHRDSPSSPLHDPISTLSDRLRHSAERSFSRFAHLSSRTSAASNGTMAMRVRPGLGEYLVKLGIGTPAVEYLMIIDTGSDLIWTQCLPCQKCFRQPSHIFDPRNSSTFENLGCNSSLCSMVGRCNLRKQCQYAYDYGDHSFTKGIMASETLAFEVNSGQSIKVPNISFGCGHKNGGTFYGDGAAGILGLGGGPLSLISQLGSSVDYKFSYCLTWPQSNSSSSLKFGASAEPPATVRHVVKTPLVKPSEADTGYYYLALKDISVGKKKLNVPAGTFEPTPTGDGGAIIDSGTTNTLLTSKAYSLLEAALKSAVKLPPVTSPVDYLDLCFSFVDDNELDRLPNVTLHLEGGDWLLSPANAFAVAGKGVICSTFVPVSQPLTIVGSRAQVDVYVEYDLKKRVLSIAPTDCSMSG; encoded by the coding sequence ATGGCTGCCACCTTCCTTACCATCCTCCTCTCCCTGCTTCTTCTCCTGCAGTCTTCTCCCACCTACTCCATTCGATCTCACGCACAGAAAGGCTTCGTCCTCGACTTGATCCACCGCGACTCTCCTTCCTCGCCTCTTCACGATCCAATCTCCACGCTCTCCGATCGCCTCCGGCACTCCGCCGAGCGCTCCTTCTCCCGCTTTGCCCACCTTTCCTCTCGAACTTCCGCAGCCTCTAATGGCACAATGGCCATGAGGGTGCGTCCCGGCCTCGGCGAGTACCTCGTGAAGCTCGGGATAGGAACTCCGGCCGTCGAGTACTTGATGATCATCGACACGGGAAGCGACCTCATCTGGACTCAGTGCCTTCCCTGCCAGAAATGCTTCCGCCAACCTTCCCACATATTCGATCCCCGCAACTCTTCTACCTTCGAGAATCTGGGATGCAACTCCAGTCTTTGTTCTATGGTAGGCCGATGCAATCTAAGGAAGCAATGCCAGTACGCCTACGATTACGGCGACCACTCCTTTACGAAGGGAATCATGGCTTCGGAGACACTCGCTTTCGAGGTGAACTCCGGCCAAAGCATCAAGGTGCCGAACATCAGCTTCGGCTGCGGCCACAAGAACGGCGGAACCTTCTACGGAGACGGTGCGGCTGGGATTCTTGGGCTTGGAGGAGGGCCACTGTCGCTCATATCTCAGTTGGGTTCCTCCGTCGACTACAAATTCTCATACTGTTTAACATGGCCGCAAAGTAACTCGAGCAGCTCCTTGAAGTTCGGCGCAAGTGCCGAACCCCCGGCCACTGTCAGACACGTAGTGAAAACCCCGCTTGTGAAGCCTTCGGAGGCCGATACTGGCTATTATTATCTGGCCCTCAAGGACATAAGCGTCGGAAAGAAGAAGCTTAACGTGCCGGCGGGAACGTTTGAGCCGACGCCGACCGGTGACGGTGGTGCCATCATCGATTCCGGCACTACAAACACGCTTCTGACTTCCAAAGCCTACAGTCTTCTGGAGGCCGCTTTGAAAAGCGCCGTAAAGCTGCCGCCGGTGACATCTCCCGTAGACTATCTCGATTTATGCTTTAGTTTTGTTGATGACAATGAACTGGACAGATTGCCCAACGTGACTTTGCATTTGGAAGGGGGCGACTGGCTGCTGTCGCCGGCGAACGCTTTTGCGGTTGCCGGCAAAGGCGTGATCTGCAGCACCTTCGTGCCCGTTTCGCAGCCGTTGACCATCGTTGGCAGCAGAGCGCAGGTGGATGTGTACGTTGAGTATGACCTAAAGAAGAGGGTGCTGTCCATTGCGCCTACTGACTGTAGCATGAGCGGCTAG